One Vicugna pacos unplaced genomic scaffold, VicPac4 scaffold_19, whole genome shotgun sequence genomic region harbors:
- the LOC140692966 gene encoding heat shock transcription factor, Y-linked-like — protein MLFEMAHISSEIQDVPPKDGPADSGNPGRSLSCDQTFSGDLDLRCMIEENAFQNLSEKSLIKRPCYTHCVLEPDEDNDFRSLTFPRKLWKMAGSDQFKSICWDDNGTSIVIDGDVFKKEVLERKSPFRIFETGSMKSLVRQLNLYGFSKVRQKFQRSACLVDFLAEEKEASVLSKLQFYHNPNFKRGCPQLLVRIKRRVGIKNASLVSLLARDFNKKHFKGGSNVGKNNSDFVADTSGESAFLPSADLNMPLIRKPSIGHIICDKTTPLRGDFSPPSSTSVRPQENIAVEQLAILNQLTTVHGHSQSSYTEANGRVVNFITTTTSTSQYSILSPLQSNYFGLMVEPSYFPNRYHNISANEGRFCKLQPVSNPRFPVPVIADTSATSISRPTHQTSSVYERHPNYN, from the exons atgttatttgagatggcacatatttcttcagaaattcaagatgtgcctcctaaagatggaccagctgattcaggaaaccccggtagatctctatcgtgtgatcaaacattctctggggacttggacttgaggtgtatgattgaagaaaatgcttttcagaatttgtctgaaaaatccttgataaaaagaccatgttacacacattgtgtcttggaaccagatgaagataatgattttcgttctctgacatttccaagaaaactctggaaaatggctgggagtgaccaatttaaatccatctgttgggatgataatggaacttccatagtgattgatggagatgtctttaaaaaggaagttttggaaagaaagtcccctttcagaatatttgaaactggaagtatgaaaagtttagttagacagcttaacctttatgggtttagtaaagtgcggcagaaatttcaaagatctgcttgtctagttgactttctggcagaagaaaaagaagcctctgttttaagcaag ctgcagttctaccataatccaaattttaaacgaggctgtcctcagcttttagtgagaataaaaagaagagttgggattaaaaatgcctctctggtgtctttattggctcgagatttcaacaagaagcactttaaaggaggaagtaatgttggtaaaaataattctgattttgtggctgacactagtggagaaagtgcatttttaccttctgcagatttaaacatgcctctaataagaaagccctctattggccacataatttgtgataaaactaccccgctcagaggtgatttttctcctccatcatcaacgtCAGTTAGACCACAAGAAAATATTGCAGTGGAACaactagctattttaaatcagttgaccactgtccacgggcactctcaaagcagctacactgaagcaaatggccgtgttgtgaacttcattacaactacaacttctacttctcaatacagcattttgtcccccttacagagcaattattttggactgatggtggagccttcttattttccaaatagatatcacaacatatctgccaatgaaggtcgtttttgtaaacttcaacctgtgagcaacccacggtttccagtgccagtgatagctgatacatcagctacttctatttcaaggccaactcatcagacatcttcagtttatgaacgtcatcctaattacaactga